In the genome of Metabacillus litoralis, the window CTATGGTTCAAAGATTTCAGCCGAACCACAATATGAAAAAACATATGATGAAAAAGCGGCGTCTAAGTTAGATAAACAAGTATTAGATGCTTTAAAAAATCATGCTTGAAAAGTGAATATCTTATAGTCGTATTTAGAAAAAAGACTGCTTGAAACAAGATGATCCCTAACATAGCTAACACGAATTAGGTATTCATAAATTGTTCCAGGCAGTCTTTTTATATTAACAAAGTAACTGATTTACTTATCGTTTAAATGACCATTCGATTGATCTTGCTGTTCTTTTTCTAACGACTTTTCTTCTTGCTCATTTAGTTGATTCTTACTTTGCTCTGTTGGTTGTTTTTGTTGGTTATCTAAGATTTCAGCCGGTACTTCTGGTACGACACGTCCAACAATGGCTGCTAACTCGTCTAAGATACCCACAATTGGTCGTCCTTCCTGAATTTCGTTGGCCATTTCACGTAGTCTAACGTTTGTATCTGCATCTGCAATGACGATTGCTCTTGCTCCATATGGATCATGCATTAAGCTTTCAGCAACTGTATATTTTATTGATTCTACTTTATTACGATCAAGTTTTGAATTAACGTCAATACCTACAACTGCAAATTGTCCAAGCACAACAGCTGTTGCATCGTTAACTTCAGGTATTTGATTGGCAAGCTCCACAAGATGCTTTGAGATTTCTTGTCCTGTTTTACGATCCACATGCTGTTCTACGCTGTTCTTAACATTTATTTGTGTTTCGTTTCCGTCATTGTTTTGCGTATCATTAGCACCTTGGTCTTGATTGCAACCGGTTATGATGAGGAACGATAACAAAAGAATTGTAATGAATTTCATGAGATCACTCCTTATGATTTTTTTAAATATTCATGTTAATCTTTCCTGGTTTTTGATCCTTTTTTCCTTTAGTGTGTTTCACTAAGGAGTCTTTCCGTACACCACTTTTAACTCATCTGATATTCACCGAAATGTTTATTGATTTTACATCCGAATTTAAGTTGAAAAGAAGTTTTTTTACTGCTTTTTAATTTTATTGTCTAATAAACCTTCTATCTTTATTCATTCTTTCATATATTTTAGCAACGCTTCATTCACAGCTTGACTTTTTTTCACCACCTAATTGTTTAAACTCCATAAAAAAATAGGAACGGAGTAGGAGGCGGAGGTTTGAGGAAGATTTATGTTCTAGACACAAATGTATTATTGCAAGATCCGAATTCAATTTTTTCCTTTGAAGAAAATGAAGTAGTTATTCCAGCAGTGGTTTTAGAAGAGGTTGATTCAAAGAAGCGGTATATGGATGAAATAGGAAGAAATGCAAGACAAGTTTCAAAACTGATTGATCAGCTTAGAGAAACAGGCAAACTTCATGAGAAAATTCCTTTACCCAATGGTGGGTCATTAAGGATAGAATTAAATCATCGGTCTTTTCACCAATTACAAGAAATTTTTGTTGAAAAAACAAATGATAACCGAATACTTGCAGTGGCAAAGAATTTATCATTAGAGGAACAGACGAAAGAAAATGGCCGAGCAGTAATATTAGTGAGTAAGGACACACTCGTTCGAGTAAAGGCTGATGCGATTGGTTTAATTGCTGAGGATTTTTTAAGTGATCGAGTAGTAGAAATCGATCACATCTATTCAGGCTTTCTCGACATGTATATTAGTAATGAAAATTTAAATCGTTTTTATGAAAAAAATGAATTGATATTATCAGAAATAACGGATCATCCTTTTTATCCAAATCAATTTGTGATCATGAAAGATGCACTTGGAGGTTCGTCCTCTGCAATTGGTAAGGTAGATCATTCAGGTAAGAAAATTCAAAGACTAGTATTCGACCATGATCACATTTGGGGAATCAAACCTAGAAATGTACAACAAACGATGGCTATGGAGCTTTTACTTAGAACGGACTTGCCTTTAGTTACACTAATTGGTAAAGCAGGAACTGGAAAAACATTACTCGCTTTAGCGGCAGGTCTTATGCAAACTGAAGATCTTGGTTCTTACAAAAAGTTACTTGTTGCAAGACCGATTGTACCTGTTGGAAAAGATTTAGGATTTTTACCTGGTGAGAAAGAAGAAAAGCTTAGACCGTGGATGCAGCCAATATTTGATAACCTTGAATATCTCTTTAATACCAAAAAGCCAGGTGAGCTTGATGCTATATTAGCTGGTATGGGGTCAATTGAAGTAGAAGCTTTAACGTATATTCGTGGAAGAAGTATACCTGAGCAAATTATTATTATTGATGAAGCACAAAATTTAACAAAGCATGAAGTGAAAACCATTCTTACGCGTGTTGGAGAGAGAAGTAAAATTGTTTTAATGGGAGATCCTGAACAAATAGATCATCCTTATTTAGATGAATATAATAATGGACTAACTTATGTTGTGGAAAAGTTTAAAGATCAGCCTATAGCTGGTCATGTAAGGCTGGTAAAAGGAGAAAGGTCTGGGTTGGCTCAGCTTGCAGCTGACATACTATAGTGATGGACAATTAGTGAAATCGAAAAGGGCTTTAATGAGCCCTTTTCGTAACTAATTAAGAAACAATGATTTCTTTTACATGCGTTATTGGTGAATCGATATTTGAACCATTACCATAATAAACGTGAATTGGACCATCTTCCTTAAGAGGTTTTCCTTTCTTGCTAAACCCTAATATCATCTCTGATGCATCTTCAAGTGGAACGATGTATTTCTGGTCTTTTGTAATAAATTGAATCTCTTTTGCATCATCTTGGAACTCGGCATTTTGAAGGAAGGGTTTAAAAGGAATTCCGAAGGTTCCGTTCAAAATTTTCTCTCTCTCATATGTACGTTCTGTCTTAAGTGTTGGAGGGTAAATAGCTCCTTCGCGAATTTCACGTTCCCAGTGTTTAGATACCGCTTTCGTGTACTCTTCTAACTCATCTTTTGATTCCTGTTCCGTATGAAAATAAGTTGTCAAATCAACTTTTCTATCATCGAAAATCCAAACACCTGGATCTAAGGTAATTTGATAATTTACCTTTCCTTTTATAATAATAATTGAATTCATTATGAACACCCCTTTACAACGCTAGTATAAGCTTTTATGGAAAATTTGTCACATGTTAAGATAGCATCCTTTTTTAAACGAAGTTCACAAATAATTCCATTTCAGAAGAGAGATCATTAGTTTAAAAAATACAATAGCTTTAGCCTATCAAAATCTAATTCCATTATGATAATTTTTAAGAATTAACAAATAGGCTTAAATTTTAGAGGATTATTTAATCTTTAGTCTGTTTGTCCTTGCTTTTTTCCTTCAATGGATTTAATATTAATACATAGAATAGGGTAATCGCTCGGAAACGGAGGGATTAAATTGGCGTCTGAGATTGCTGTTAATCATCGAGAAAAGGCACTTGCGGTACTTAAGGCAGATGCTGATAAAATCATGAAATTAATCAAGGTTCAAATGGATAATTTAACGATGCCTCAATGTCCACTTTATGAAGAGGTTTTAGATACACAAATGTTTGGTTTATCTAGGGAAATAGACTTCGCTGTAAGGCTTGGTTTAGTTGAGGAACGTGAAGGAAAAGAACTTCTTGATTCGCTTGAAAGAGAGTTGTCTGCATTACACGATGCATTTACAACAAAATAGTTGACTAAAAACTCAAACTCACACATAATAGTTTGAGTTTTTTTAGTTTATTGATAAAAATATAACGATTTTAAAGGATTTTCCTCTACAAAAAGCGAAGATATAGTAAAATAAAGGTACAACTAGATTTACTTCATGTTTTTAAGTAAGGAAGAGATAATTATGATGAAAAAAATAATAAAATCATATGATTATTCATTAATATTAGCTGTTATCCTGTTATGTTCATTTGGACTAGTTATGGTTTATAGTTCTAGTATGATCACAGCAGTTGCACGATATGGCTTTGAGCCAGATCATTTTTTCCAAAGGCAAAAAATGGCTCTAATTGGAGGAGGTCTTGCATTTATTGTAATGATGATTTTTCCTTACAGAGCATTTTTAAATAGTAAAATTTTAAAATTTATTGTCTTTGGTTCAATTGGCCTCTTAGTCTCCTTATTTTTTATCGGGCATGTAGCCGGTAACGCTCAAAGTTGGATCAAGTTAGGTGGTTTCAGCCTTCAGCCTGGTGAGTTTGTGAAGCTAAGTGTAATCATTTATCTTGCAGCTGTTTATGATAAGAAACAGTCTTATATAGATGAATTTGGACGAGGTGTTCTTCCTCCGCTTATTTTCACAGGACTTATTTGCTTTTTTGTTGTCATTCAACCTGACTTTGGAACTGCTTTTATAATCGGGATGATTGCTATTTGTATGATTGTCTGCTCAGGAATGGCGATAAAAAGTATGTTAAAGCTAATATCTCTTTTAGGGTTATTTGGTTTATTGATGCTACCGTATATCGTACTTAAAGGGTTTTTTAGTGATGAACAGATGAGTCGTTTTACTGGTGTGCTAGATCCTTTCGGAACCGAAGGGGGAGCAGGATATCAACTTGTGAATTCTCTTTATGCAATTGGTTCTGGTGGCTTAACAGGATTAGGATTGGGACAAAGTGTTCAAAAGTATGGATACTTACCTGAATCACATACTGATTTTATTATGTCTATCATTGCTGAAGAATTAGGAATCTTTGGAGTCCTATTTGTATTGATTCTACTAGCTTTTATTGTAATAAAAGGGTTTTATATTGCTAGGAAATGTCAAGATCCTTTTGGTACCTTGCTTGCCGTTGGCATCTCAAGTATGATTGCCATTCAATCTATGATTAATTTAGGCGGCTTAACGGGATTACTACCGATTACAGGTGTTCCATTACCGTTTATAAGTTATGGAGGTTCTTCTATTCTTTTGCTCCTTATCTCTATGGGGCTACTTATAAATGTATCAATGTTTACAACATATCGCGATACGTATAAGAAGCCTGTGAAAATGGATAATCAACCATTACAAGAAGTTCAGCCTATTCAACCAACAACAAAGAATACTTCAATAAGATAAAATTACTTAAAATACCCCTCAGTCACAAATGTTTGTCTGAAGGGTATTTTATTTATATTATACATATACCTACCTACTGTGTTTGTTTAAAAGGCCAAATAGTCAGTGAATTTTTGTATAACATTTTTCTTTAATGTGTTATACTAATCAACAAACTAATTGTTTGTTTTAGGAGGGGAAGTTTGTTAATGGGTACATTGAATAAGCTTTTAGTTGCAAACAGAGGGGAAATCGCAATAAGGGTGTTCCGGGCATGCACAGAGTTGAATATTAGAACAGTAGCGATTTATTCGAAGGAAGATACCGGGTCTTACCATCGCTATAAAGCTGATGAAGCTTATTTAGTAGGAGAAGGAAAGAAACCAATTGATGCCTATCTTGATATTGAAGGAATCATTGAGATCGCAAAAAATAATCAGGTTGATGCCATACATCCAGGTTATGGTTTTTTATCTGAGAATATTCATTTTGCTAGAAGATGTGAGGAAGAGGGAATCATTTTTGTAGGACCTAAATCTGAGCATTTAGATATGTTTGGAGATAAGGTAAAGGCAAGAAAACAGGCAGAACTAGCAAATATACCTGTTATTCCGGGGAGTGATGGTCCTGTAGCAAGCCTTGATGAAGTGATTGAATTTGGAGATACATACGGTTATCCTTTTATGATTAAGGCTTCACTTGGTGGAGGCGGAAGAGGGATGAGGATTGTAAGAAGTAAAGAAAGCTTACAAGAATCATATGAACGTGCAAAATCTGAAGCAAAAGCAGCTTTTGGAAATGATGAGGTTTATGTAGAAAAATTTATTGAGAATCCTAAACATATTGAAGTTCAAATATTCGGAGATCATGATGGGAATACTGTTCACCTTTATGAAAGAGATTGTTCTGTCCAGAGACGTCATCAAAAGGTTGTTGAGGTAGCACCTAGTGTTTCTTTATCAGAGGACCTACGTATTAGAATTTGTGATGATGCTGTAAAGCTTATGGATAATGTAAAATATTTAAATGCAGGAACAGTTGAATTTTTAGTTTCAGGAGATCACTATTATTTTATTGAAGTAAATCCACGTGTTCAGGTTGAACATACGATAACCGAAATGATAACAGGGATCGATATTGTTCAAACTCAAATTCTGATAGCTCAGGGCCATAATCTAGCAAGTAAAGAGATTGGTATTCTATCTCAAGATCAAATTAAAGTAAATGGATATGCAATTCAATCTAGGGTTACGACAGAAGACCCTTTAAATAACTTTATGCCCGATACCGGTAAAATTATGGCCTACCGATCAGGTGGCGGCTTTGGTGTTCGATTAGATGCAGGAAATGGGTTTCAAGGGGCTGTTATTACTCCTCACTATGATTCATTACTAGTAAAGCTGTCGACTTGGGCTTTAACATTTGAGCAAGCTGCATCTAAAATGGTCAGAAATTTAAGGGAATTTAGAATAAGAGGGATTAAAACAAATATTCCTTTCTTAGAAAATGTAGTAAAGCATGAGGATTTCTTAAGTGGAAAATATAATACATCCTTTATTGACTCATCACCTGAGTTATTCGTTTTTCCAAAAAGGAAAGACAGGGGAACAAAAATGCTTTCATACATTGGAACTGTTACTGTAAATGGATTCCCAGGAATAGATAAACAAAAGAAGCCAGTGTTTGAGAAGCCTGTTGTTCCAAAAGTAAAGTACTCTGAACAAAGAGTAAATGGAACGAAACAGATTTTGGACCAACAAGGTGCTTCAGGGCTTGTTAAGTGGATAAAGGATCAAAATCAAGTACTGTTAACTGATACAACATTTAGGGATGGACACCAATCCTTACTTGCAACACGAGTGCGAACAAATGACTTGAAGAATATAGCAGAACCTACTTCGCATCTGTTACCTCATTTATTTTCATTAGAAATGTGGGGAGGGGCAACTTTTGATGTTTCTTACCGCTTTTTAAAAGAAGATCCGTGGGATCGTTTATTAACAATTCGTGAAAAAGTGCCGAATGTATTATTACAAATGCTACTACGAGCATCAAATGCAGTTGGATATAAAAATTATCCTGATAATGTCATAAAGGAATTTGTTGAAAAATCAGCATATGCTGGTATTGACGTTTTTAGAATTTTTGACAGCTTGAACTGGGTTAAAGGAATGACATTGGCAATTGATGAGGTAGGTAAATCCGGAAAAATTGCTGAAGCTGCTATTTGCTATACAGGAGATACATTGGATTCAAGTAGACCTAAATATAATTTAGAATACTATAAAAACATAGCAAAAGAGCTTGAGCAAGCTGGTGCACATATCCTAGCGATTAAGGATATGGCAGGTTTACTTAAACCTAAAGCAGCTTATGAACTCATATCTACTCTTAAAGATGCAGTTGATCTTCCAATCCATCTTCATACCCATGATACAAGTGGTAATGGAATTTTCACCTATTCAAAAGCGATTGAGGCTGGAGTGGATATAGTTGATGTAGCCGTAAGTTCAATGGCGGGGCTTACCTCACAG includes:
- a CDS encoding YhcN/YlaJ family sporulation lipoprotein, which gives rise to MKFITILLLSFLIITGCNQDQGANDTQNNDGNETQINVKNSVEQHVDRKTGQEISKHLVELANQIPEVNDATAVVLGQFAVVGIDVNSKLDRNKVESIKYTVAESLMHDPYGARAIVIADADTNVRLREMANEIQEGRPIVGILDELAAIVGRVVPEVPAEILDNQQKQPTEQSKNQLNEQEEKSLEKEQQDQSNGHLNDK
- a CDS encoding PhoH family protein, giving the protein MRKIYVLDTNVLLQDPNSIFSFEENEVVIPAVVLEEVDSKKRYMDEIGRNARQVSKLIDQLRETGKLHEKIPLPNGGSLRIELNHRSFHQLQEIFVEKTNDNRILAVAKNLSLEEQTKENGRAVILVSKDTLVRVKADAIGLIAEDFLSDRVVEIDHIYSGFLDMYISNENLNRFYEKNELILSEITDHPFYPNQFVIMKDALGGSSSAIGKVDHSGKKIQRLVFDHDHIWGIKPRNVQQTMAMELLLRTDLPLVTLIGKAGTGKTLLALAAGLMQTEDLGSYKKLLVARPIVPVGKDLGFLPGEKEEKLRPWMQPIFDNLEYLFNTKKPGELDAILAGMGSIEVEALTYIRGRSIPEQIIIIDEAQNLTKHEVKTILTRVGERSKIVLMGDPEQIDHPYLDEYNNGLTYVVEKFKDQPIAGHVRLVKGERSGLAQLAADIL
- a CDS encoding peptidyl-prolyl cis-trans isomerase; protein product: MNSIIIIKGKVNYQITLDPGVWIFDDRKVDLTTYFHTEQESKDELEEYTKAVSKHWEREIREGAIYPPTLKTERTYEREKILNGTFGIPFKPFLQNAEFQDDAKEIQFITKDQKYIVPLEDASEMILGFSKKGKPLKEDGPIHVYYGNGSNIDSPITHVKEIIVS
- a CDS encoding YlaN family protein; the protein is MASEIAVNHREKALAVLKADADKIMKLIKVQMDNLTMPQCPLYEEVLDTQMFGLSREIDFAVRLGLVEEREGKELLDSLERELSALHDAFTTK
- a CDS encoding FtsW/RodA/SpoVE family cell cycle protein encodes the protein MMKKIIKSYDYSLILAVILLCSFGLVMVYSSSMITAVARYGFEPDHFFQRQKMALIGGGLAFIVMMIFPYRAFLNSKILKFIVFGSIGLLVSLFFIGHVAGNAQSWIKLGGFSLQPGEFVKLSVIIYLAAVYDKKQSYIDEFGRGVLPPLIFTGLICFFVVIQPDFGTAFIIGMIAICMIVCSGMAIKSMLKLISLLGLFGLLMLPYIVLKGFFSDEQMSRFTGVLDPFGTEGGAGYQLVNSLYAIGSGGLTGLGLGQSVQKYGYLPESHTDFIMSIIAEELGIFGVLFVLILLAFIVIKGFYIARKCQDPFGTLLAVGISSMIAIQSMINLGGLTGLLPITGVPLPFISYGGSSILLLLISMGLLINVSMFTTYRDTYKKPVKMDNQPLQEVQPIQPTTKNTSIR
- the pyc gene encoding pyruvate carboxylase, which encodes MGTLNKLLVANRGEIAIRVFRACTELNIRTVAIYSKEDTGSYHRYKADEAYLVGEGKKPIDAYLDIEGIIEIAKNNQVDAIHPGYGFLSENIHFARRCEEEGIIFVGPKSEHLDMFGDKVKARKQAELANIPVIPGSDGPVASLDEVIEFGDTYGYPFMIKASLGGGGRGMRIVRSKESLQESYERAKSEAKAAFGNDEVYVEKFIENPKHIEVQIFGDHDGNTVHLYERDCSVQRRHQKVVEVAPSVSLSEDLRIRICDDAVKLMDNVKYLNAGTVEFLVSGDHYYFIEVNPRVQVEHTITEMITGIDIVQTQILIAQGHNLASKEIGILSQDQIKVNGYAIQSRVTTEDPLNNFMPDTGKIMAYRSGGGFGVRLDAGNGFQGAVITPHYDSLLVKLSTWALTFEQAASKMVRNLREFRIRGIKTNIPFLENVVKHEDFLSGKYNTSFIDSSPELFVFPKRKDRGTKMLSYIGTVTVNGFPGIDKQKKPVFEKPVVPKVKYSEQRVNGTKQILDQQGASGLVKWIKDQNQVLLTDTTFRDGHQSLLATRVRTNDLKNIAEPTSHLLPHLFSLEMWGGATFDVSYRFLKEDPWDRLLTIREKVPNVLLQMLLRASNAVGYKNYPDNVIKEFVEKSAYAGIDVFRIFDSLNWVKGMTLAIDEVGKSGKIAEAAICYTGDTLDSSRPKYNLEYYKNIAKELEQAGAHILAIKDMAGLLKPKAAYELISTLKDAVDLPIHLHTHDTSGNGIFTYSKAIEAGVDIVDVAVSSMAGLTSQPSANSLYYALEGYERQPNIDIQSLEQLSQYWENVRKYYVNFESGMNAPHSEIYMHEMPGGQYSNLRQQAKAVGLGDEWDKVKEMYRRVNDLFGDIVKVTPSSKVVGDMALFMVQNKLNEDDIFEKGETLDFPDSVIELFEGYLGQPHGGFPKELQRIILKGRTPITERPGEKLEPVNFQAMKEELFHSLGRPVTNFELIANALYPKVFSEYIKTCDMYGDISVLDTPTFLYGMRLGEEIEVEIEQGKTLIVKLVSIGEPQADGHRIVYFELNGQPREVMIKDDNIQSTVVSKLKADKSNGDHIGATMPGTVIKVLVEKGEKVNKGDHLIITEAMKMETTVQAPFTGVVKDIHVSNGEGIQSGDLLIEISKG